From the genome of Scytonema hofmannii PCC 7110, one region includes:
- a CDS encoding alr0857 family protein: MLKLTYTENNFILERLDESLEDWVNVRVVLAVRLATGIHVEPSTASFLLTAGVSCLLDMEEKSLQENSVKIYPCDADFVEVVLKGLWLTSNVESEAGVFVTALSPSVELLLQQLSQLSVTSYQSSVRG, encoded by the coding sequence ATGCTAAAACTAACTTATACTGAGAATAACTTCATCCTAGAGCGTTTAGATGAATCTTTGGAAGATTGGGTAAACGTCAGAGTTGTATTAGCTGTACGCTTGGCTACGGGTATCCACGTTGAACCCAGTACTGCTTCTTTTCTACTAACTGCAGGGGTTTCTTGCTTACTTGATATGGAAGAAAAGTCTCTACAGGAAAATAGTGTAAAAATTTACCCTTGTGATGCTGATTTTGTTGAGGTTGTTCTCAAAGGTCTTTGGTTGACATCAAACGTAGAAAGTGAAGCTGGTGTTTTTGTGACTGCACTTTCACCATCTGTAGAGTTATTGTTGCAGCAACTGTCGCAATTATCAGTTACCAGTTATCAATCATCAGTTCGCGGTTAA
- a CDS encoding ARPP-2 domain-containing protein, whose protein sequence is MAKKINLISDISLKGLEIAPSQVWGSVRLVPLLRCQVRSDLRLLRRNYNEDLTVVSLEGQMMEPGMKYFSYVPHGLVLSWTNDGSPVAAYGGQIANSHGKRLDCGCATVRLMHRMAKRSGNNQLRFLPLHLAMEGFLSMFFSGPDIAWSEYSKYALSHGLGCRYETSVGGRYIAGLEEALRVFEIHQGQVGVLVFVAEALASAFVVPTPEDYRLLHTSLLEDFYGELLYEYGLLYDTTFPMDVSVEESKVNSLASLRQAIQTMRSDWASFQGFMASGLLGRRVASKIVYSAGPFSLQRFISNLNPKDENHIGEAIARENGELEYLKTYRLSAAQTRRVYLLSVLAEHNWNVDATAVALSHTREEFVHRLEKAGFGYLLNQQVRDAARKKVRKVK, encoded by the coding sequence ATGGCAAAAAAAATTAACTTAATCTCCGACATATCATTAAAAGGATTAGAAATCGCCCCTTCACAAGTTTGGGGTTCGGTGCGGCTTGTACCTCTGTTGCGCTGTCAGGTGCGTAGTGACTTGCGCTTGCTACGCCGCAACTATAACGAAGACCTCACAGTCGTTTCTTTGGAAGGGCAAATGATGGAACCAGGAATGAAGTACTTTTCTTATGTACCTCACGGACTGGTACTGTCTTGGACAAATGATGGTAGCCCAGTTGCTGCTTATGGGGGACAGATAGCGAACAGTCACGGAAAACGCCTTGACTGCGGTTGTGCAACCGTGCGATTGATGCATCGCATGGCGAAGCGTTCGGGGAATAACCAACTGCGTTTTTTACCCCTGCATCTGGCAATGGAAGGTTTTTTGTCAATGTTTTTCTCTGGTCCTGATATTGCTTGGAGTGAATATTCTAAGTATGCTCTTTCTCATGGCTTGGGATGCCGTTACGAAACTTCTGTGGGTGGACGTTATATTGCTGGGCTAGAAGAAGCTTTGCGGGTATTTGAAATTCATCAAGGACAAGTTGGGGTTTTGGTGTTTGTTGCGGAAGCCCTCGCTTCTGCGTTTGTGGTTCCAACTCCGGAAGATTACCGACTGCTTCATACTAGTTTGCTAGAAGACTTTTATGGTGAATTGCTCTATGAGTATGGCTTGCTGTACGATACGACTTTTCCTATGGATGTTTCTGTAGAGGAGTCGAAGGTTAATAGTTTGGCTTCTTTGAGGCAAGCTATACAAACAATGCGTTCTGATTGGGCATCATTTCAGGGTTTCATGGCTTCTGGACTATTGGGACGTAGGGTTGCATCTAAGATAGTTTACAGTGCTGGACCTTTCTCTCTACAAAGATTTATTTCTAATTTGAACCCTAAAGACGAAAATCACATTGGGGAAGCGATCGCACGCGAGAATGGGGAGTTAGAATACCTCAAAACTTATCGTCTGTCAGCTGCACAAACTCGTCGAGTTTACTTACTGAGCGTATTAGCCGAACACAATTGGAATGTAGATGCTACTGCAGTAGCATTGAGCCATACTCGTGAGGAGTTTGTACACCGTCTGGAAAAAGCAGGTTTTGGTTACTTGTTAAATCAACAGGTACGCGATGCCGCACGTAAGAAAGTACGTAAGGTGAAATGA
- a CDS encoding RNA recognition motif domain-containing protein — translation MSIYVGNLSYEVAQDDLRQVFAEYGTVKNVQLPTDRETGRVRGFAFVEMETDAEETAAIEALDTAEWMGRSLKVNKAKPREEKRSSFGGDRRGNSGGGYSRGRY, via the coding sequence ATGTCAATCTATGTTGGTAACCTATCTTATGAAGTCGCACAAGACGACCTCAGACAAGTTTTTGCAGAATATGGAACTGTTAAAAACGTTCAACTCCCTACAGACCGAGAAACTGGTCGCGTGCGGGGATTTGCCTTTGTAGAAATGGAAACAGATGCTGAAGAAACTGCAGCGATTGAAGCTCTTGACACTGCAGAGTGGATGGGTCGTAGCCTGAAAGTTAATAAGGCTAAGCCACGTGAAGAAAAGCGTTCTTCCTTTGGTGGTGACAGACGCGGAAACAGCGGTGGCGGTTACTCCAGAGGACGCTACTAA
- a CDS encoding PAS domain S-box protein — MSDPEKATEPKAIRDQISKILESITDAFVAFDQQWRYTYVNQQAAKLLNKTREELLGRQVWEEVFPETVGNWAYQELHRAVTEQVTVVFEHFSQLLGKWLEIHAYPSSDGLAVYFRDISDRKQVQEVLKEQERKYRYIFEAAGVAIWKEDFSVVFEAIESLKAQGVQDFRAFFAEHPEFVQQAIGMVKIVDVNDTAVRMFGALDKQELLNSLHQVFVPETLEVFVEELLAFASGQTYFESETILQTINGDRLNVLFTITLPPQTTKLNNVLVSIMNITARKQAEKALRQSEERFQAFMENSPTAAWITDVDGRVLYLNPTYYRIFKLPTNNAIGKSIFDLYPIEIAQQFLDNIRMVARINQVLEAIERAPRTDGTLGDFLVYKFPLTDGSGQCLVGGVAVDITERERAYRERHRAEQALQKQTEQLVQANRIKDEFLAVLSHELRTPLNPILGWSKLLRTRKYDEATTVRALEIIERNAKLQTELIEDLLDVSRILQGKLTLNIGTVDLASAIATAIETVRLAVQANSIQLLTVLEPNIGQVWGDSVRLQQVVWNLLSNAIKFTPSGGQVEVRLESHGSMAQIQVCDTGKGISPEFLPYVFDYFRQADGTTTRKFGGLGLGLAIVRHIVELHGGTVKAESLGEGQGATFTVTLPLMKMPLHSAPNLKQSVEPPPLNGVKVLVVDDEIDTRELIAFILEQSGAEVTQVASASEAIQALMQFQPDLLLSDIGMSEVDGYMLMRQIRAMSPNLGGQIPALALTAYALEGDYQQAIAAGFQQHITKPVDPTALVTAVAKLTGRGRGV, encoded by the coding sequence GTGAGCGATCCAGAAAAAGCAACTGAGCCTAAGGCAATCCGTGACCAAATCAGCAAGATTCTTGAAAGCATCACTGATGCCTTTGTAGCTTTTGACCAGCAGTGGCGCTACACTTATGTCAATCAGCAAGCTGCAAAGCTTTTAAACAAAACCCGTGAAGAACTGCTTGGCAGACAGGTATGGGAAGAGGTTTTTCCAGAGACAGTCGGAAATTGGGCATATCAAGAACTTCACCGTGCTGTCACTGAACAAGTGACTGTTGTATTTGAACACTTTAGTCAGTTGCTAGGGAAATGGCTTGAAATCCACGCTTACCCTTCGAGTGATGGTCTTGCTGTTTATTTTCGCGACATCAGCGATCGCAAACAGGTTCAAGAGGTGCTTAAAGAACAGGAGAGAAAATACCGCTACATCTTTGAAGCCGCAGGGGTGGCGATTTGGAAAGAAGATTTTTCTGTTGTCTTTGAAGCTATTGAGAGTTTAAAAGCGCAAGGCGTCCAAGATTTTCGAGCTTTTTTTGCGGAACATCCTGAGTTTGTTCAACAGGCAATTGGCATGGTGAAAATTGTCGATGTGAATGACACGGCGGTACGAATGTTTGGTGCTCTTGACAAACAGGAACTCTTGAATTCACTTCACCAAGTCTTTGTACCAGAAACTTTAGAGGTATTTGTTGAAGAACTTTTGGCATTCGCTAGCGGTCAAACTTACTTTGAATCTGAAACAATTCTGCAAACCATAAACGGAGATCGCCTCAACGTCCTGTTTACGATTACATTACCGCCCCAAACCACAAAACTAAATAACGTGTTGGTGAGCATTATGAATATTACTGCTCGCAAGCAAGCGGAGAAAGCACTGCGCCAAAGTGAAGAACGATTTCAGGCTTTTATGGAGAACAGCCCAACCGCAGCATGGATTACTGATGTAGATGGGCGCGTGCTTTACCTTAATCCTACTTATTATCGCATCTTCAAGCTACCAACAAACAACGCGATCGGCAAAAGCATCTTCGATCTGTATCCGATTGAAATCGCTCAACAATTCCTGGACAACATCAGAATGGTTGCTCGGATAAATCAAGTGCTGGAAGCAATTGAGCGTGCTCCTCGCACTGATGGTACGCTTGGTGACTTTTTGGTCTATAAATTTCCCCTAACAGATGGGTCAGGACAATGCTTGGTAGGAGGAGTTGCAGTTGACATCACCGAACGAGAACGCGCATATCGGGAACGCCACCGTGCAGAACAAGCACTCCAGAAGCAGACAGAACAATTGGTTCAAGCTAACCGGATCAAAGATGAATTCTTGGCAGTCCTCTCCCACGAACTTCGTACACCGCTCAACCCCATACTTGGATGGTCGAAGTTACTGCGAACTAGAAAGTATGATGAAGCAACCACTGTTCGCGCTTTGGAAATTATTGAGCGGAACGCCAAACTCCAGACCGAACTCATCGAAGATTTGTTAGATGTCTCTCGCATCCTGCAAGGCAAACTCACCCTAAATATTGGTACAGTCGATCTGGCATCTGCGATCGCAACAGCAATAGAAACTGTACGCTTAGCTGTCCAAGCCAATTCGATTCAGCTATTGACCGTGCTGGAACCAAACATAGGACAGGTTTGGGGCGATTCAGTTCGCTTACAGCAAGTTGTTTGGAATCTGCTGTCCAATGCCATCAAGTTTACACCCTCTGGCGGACAAGTAGAAGTCCGTTTAGAGTCCCATGGTTCAATGGCTCAGATTCAGGTGTGCGACACGGGTAAAGGAATTAGTCCTGAGTTTTTACCCTACGTGTTTGACTACTTCCGACAAGCTGACGGCACAACTACTAGGAAATTTGGTGGACTCGGTTTAGGATTAGCCATTGTTCGCCATATCGTAGAACTACATGGCGGTACGGTCAAGGCAGAAAGTTTGGGTGAAGGACAGGGAGCAACTTTTACAGTCACCCTACCACTGATGAAAATGCCCCTACATAGTGCTCCCAATCTCAAACAATCTGTTGAGCCTCCCCCTCTCAATGGGGTGAAAGTTTTGGTTGTGGATGATGAAATTGATACGCGAGAGTTAATCGCTTTCATTCTAGAGCAGTCTGGAGCAGAAGTCACACAGGTGGCGTCAGCTAGCGAAGCAATACAAGCCCTGATGCAATTCCAGCCTGACTTGTTGTTAAGCGATATTGGAATGTCAGAAGTAGACGGTTATATGCTGATGCGCCAAATCAGAGCAATGTCACCAAACCTAGGAGGGCAAATTCCAGCACTTGCTCTCACCGCTTACGCTCTTGAGGGGGATTACCAACAGGCGATCGCAGCCGGATTTCAGCAGCATATTACCAAGCCAGTAGATCCCACCGCTTTAGTTACAGCCGTTGCCAAGCTTACCGGACGTGGTAGAGGTGTGTAG
- a CDS encoding ribbon-helix-helix domain-containing protein, translating into MNIILTPKQEKFIQAKLQTGKYHNAEELLEFAFRLLDEYEQADDDLINSVREKIDAAIAVSEQTPPIDGKTFVNKILTHFQQVREPQE; encoded by the coding sequence ATGAACATTATACTTACACCAAAGCAAGAAAAATTTATCCAAGCCAAGTTGCAAACAGGTAAATATCATAATGCTGAAGAATTGTTAGAGTTTGCTTTCAGGCTACTTGATGAATATGAGCAAGCTGATGATGACTTGATAAATTCTGTGAGAGAAAAAATAGATGCGGCGATCGCAGTGAGCGAACAAACTCCACCTATCGACGGAAAAACTTTCGTTAACAAAATTCTGACACATTTTCAGCAAGTACGTGAGCCGCAAGAATGA